A portion of the Candidatus Poribacteria bacterium genome contains these proteins:
- a CDS encoding DUF1232 domain-containing protein has protein sequence MFNSFFFGGKSRGPFRFLRLLLHFPNFIRLTWRLFGDARVPIYRKAILILAELLAVAFAVAYLVNPLDFDFIPVFGRVDDLVVGAFVILVPGAWLFIRMCPDEVVQDHVERISRGE, from the coding sequence ATGTTTAACTCTTTTTTCTTCGGTGGTAAAAGTCGAGGGCCCTTTCGATTTTTGCGCCTCCTACTCCATTTCCCAAATTTCATCAGGTTAACCTGGCGGTTGTTTGGTGATGCGCGTGTGCCTATCTACCGCAAGGCAATTCTCATCCTTGCCGAGTTGCTGGCGGTTGCCTTTGCTGTGGCATACTTGGTGAATCCGCTCGATTTCGATTTCATACCTGTCTTTGGGCGTGTTGACGATCTGGTCGTTGGTGCTTTTGTAATTCTTGTGCCGGGGGCATGGTTATTTATTCGGATGTGCCCTGATGAGGTTGTCCAAGATCATGTGGAGCGTATTTCGCGCGGTGAGTAA